TCTTCCTGCTCGGCGCCGCGCTCGCCCTGACCGTCAACTTCCCGCACATGCCCGACCAGAAGGCCCGCATCGGCGCCCACGCGGAGAACGTCCTCAACGTCACCGGCATGGTCTTCGCGGCCGCCGTCTTCACCGGCGTCCTCCAGGGCACCGGCATGGTCGACAGCATGGCCAAGTGGCTCGTCGACGCGATCCCGGAGGGCATGGGCCCGCAGATGGGCCTGGTCACCGGCCTTCTGTCGCTTCCGCTCACCTACTTCATGTCGAACGACGGCTTCTACTTCGGCGTCCTGCCGGTCCTCGCCGAGGCGGGCCAGGCGCACGGCGTCGGCACCCTGGAGATCGCCCGCGCCTCGATCGCCGGACAAGCCCTGCACATGTCGAGCCCGCTGGTGCCCGCCGTGTACGTCCTCGTCGGCATGGCCAAGGTCGAGTTCGGCGACCACACCAAGTTCACCGTCAAATGGGCCGTGCTCACCTCGCTCGTGGTGCTCGGCTCCGGGATCCTCTTCGGCATCATCTGATGCCATCGACACCGGGCCGGGCCTGGTTGCTGCGCCTCGTCATCGCCTTCAGCTTCGCGCAGGGGGCGGTGTCGATGGCGCGTCCGGCCGTCTCCTACCGGGCCCTCTCACTGGGCGCCGACGAGCGGGCGATCGGCGTCATCGCGGGCGTCTACGCCCTGCTTCCGCTCTTCGCCGCCGTGCCGCTCGGGCGCAGGACGGACCACGGGCGGTGCGCGCCGCTCCTTCCGGTCGGCGTCGTGCTGATCGCCGGAGGGTGCGCGCTCAGCGGTACGGCGGGTTCGCTCGGCACGCTCGCCGCCTGGAGCGGCGTGATGGGCCTGGGCCACCTCTGCTTCGTGATCGGCGCCCAGTCGATCGTCGCCCGGCAGTCCGCCCCCGACGAACAGGACCGCAACTTCGGGCACTTCACGATCGGCGCCTCGCTCGGGCAGCTGGTCGGGCCGATCGCCGCGGGCTCCCTCATCGGCGGGGACATGGGCCGCACGAGCGCCCTCGCCCTGCTCGTGTCGGGGGCGGTCGCGGCGGTCTCGCTCACCTCGCTGTGGCGCATCGAGCACGTCCGTCCCGTCGGCGCCTCGTCGAAGCGGAGCGACAAGGTGCCGGTGCTCGGCATCCTGCGCACCCGTGGCGTTCCCGCCGGGATCTTCATCAGCCTCGCGGTGCTCTCCGCGACGGACATCCTCACGGCCTATCTGCCGGTGGTCGGCGAGCATCGGGGCATCGCGCCCGCCACGGTCGGCGTGCTGCTCTCGCTGCGGGCCGCGGCGACGATCGCCTGCCGGCTCGTGATGACGCCGCTGATCAATCTGCTCGGCCGTACGGTGCTGATCGTCGTCACGTGTCTGCTGGCCGCCGTGCTGTGTGCGGGGGTCGCGCTGCCGGTGCCGGTGTGGGGGCTCGGCGTGATGCTGGTGCTTCTCGGGTTCTGCCTGGGGGTCGGGCAGCCGTTGTCGATGACGACCGTCGTCCAGGCCGCCCCGGACGGGGCCCGCTCCACCGCGCTCGCGCTGCGGCTCACGGGAAATCGGCTGGGGCAGGTGGCCGCGCCCGCGGGGGCGGGTCTCATCGCCGGGGTGGCGGGGGTCGCCGCGCCCTTCGTGATGCTGGGCGGGCTGCTGCTGGTGGCTGCGGGGTTGGGGTTGAGGCGTGGCCCCGGCCCTCGCTCCCCGAACGCCGGAGGGGCTGCGAAGAGCCCCTCCGGCGAGCGGGCGAGGACTACTGGACGATCTTGAGCAGCTTGTTCGGCGAGCCGCTGCCCGGGCTGGTGACCTTGCCCGATGTGGCTCCGTTCACCAGCGCCGACGAGACCTGGGCGGGCGTGGCCGAGGAGTGCCCCGCCAAGTACACCGCCGCCGCACCGGCGACGTGGGGCGTGGCCATCGACGTACCGGAGATGGTGTTCGTGGCCGTGTCGCTGGTGTTCCAGCCGGCCTTGATGGAGACGCCCGGCGCGAAGATGTCCAGGACCGAGCCGTAGTTGGACCAGCTGGCCTTGGCGTCCGTGTTGCTGGTGGCGCCCACCGTGATGGCCGCGGGGACCCGTGCCGGGGACGACGAGGAGGCGTTGACGCCCTCGTTGCCCGCGGCGACCGCGTAGCTGACGCCGTCGGCGATGGAGTTCTTCACCGCGTTGTCGAGCGTGGTGGAGGCGCCGCCGCCGAGCGACATGTTGGCCACGGCGGGTGCGCCCGCCGCGTGGTTGCTCGTCACCCAGTCGATGCCCGCGATGACACCGGCGGTCGTGCCGGAGCCGTTGTTGTCGAGCACGCGGACGGCCACGATCTTGGCCTTCTTGGCGACGCCGTACGTCTTGCCCGCGATGGTGGTGGCCACGTGCGTGCCGTGGCCGTTGCCGTCCTGGGCGGTGCTGTCGCCGTCCACGGCGTCATAGCCGTTGACCGCGCGCCCGCTGATCTCGGAGTGCGTGATGCGCACGCCCGTGTCGATCACGTACGCGGTGACGCCCGAGCCCGCGGTGTCCGGGTAGGTGTAGGTTCCGGACAGCGGCAGGCTCGTCTGGTCGATGCGGTCCAGGCCCCAGGGCGCGTTGCTCTGGGTCGCGTCCGCACGGACCGTCCGGTTCTGCTCGACCGAGGCGACGGCGGGGTCGGCGGCGAGCTGTCTCGCCTCCGCCGCGCTCAGTTCGACGGTGTAGCCGTCGAGCGCGGACCTGAAGGTCTTCTTCACCGACCCGCCGTACTCGGATATCAGGCCCTTGCCCTGGGCCGAGGCGGCGCTGAAGCCCGAGTTCTTCTTCAGGGTGACGATGTAGCTGCCCTTGACGGCGTCGGCCGAGCCGGCTCCGATCACGGTGCCCTCGGCGGGGGCGGCCTGGGCCGGAAGGGCGGTGACCGCACCGAACAGCGTGGCGGCGGTGGCGGTCGAGATCGCCGCGGCGATCACAGTCTTCTTGCTGCGCAGCATTGCCATTACGAGGGAGTCCTCCTCATAGGCGGCGCTCGCCCTGGGTCGGGCGGCGCAACTGTGGGGGCGTGTGCGTGATCGCACACACAGCCGGGAGCGGTGCGTTCCGCTCCCGGCGCGAACAGAAGAATGTCGGCTCTACGGGCGTAGATCAAGAGAGTTGGCGGCTTGACATGTTTCTGTCACATGCGCGAAATCGAAGGCCCGTCGAATGCCGCGGCCGAGTGCCGGGGGAGTGTGTGGGGGTAGGTGTGGAGCCGGAGTGGATGTCCCCCGTTCCGACGCCCCTGGTGCCCAAAAACTATCAGCGCTAGTTTGGGGTGCGGACGACTACCTGAGGAGTGCGATGAAGGCCCACGACGGCATGTACATCGGCGGCGCCTGGCGGCCCGCCGCCGGTAAGGACACGATCACGGTCCTCAACCCGGCCGACGAGCAGCCGGTCGGGCAGGTCCCCGCCGGTACGGCGCAGGACATCGACGCGGCGGTGCGCGCCGCCCGCGAGGCGTTCCCCGGCTGGGCGGCGACCCCACCCGCCGAGCGCGGCGCGCTCATCGGGGCGCTGCGCGACCAGTTGGTCGCGCGTCAGGACGAGATCGCCGAGACGGTGACGGCGGAGCTCGGCTCCCCGCTCCCGTTCTCGCAGATGGTGCACGCGGGCGTGCCGATCCTGGTCTCCGGTTCGTACGCCGAGCTCGCCGCGACGTACGCCTTCGAGGAGAAGATCGGCAACTCCACCGTCTACCTGGAGCCGGTCGGCGTCGTCGGCGCGATCACGCCCTGGAACTACCCCCTCCACCAGATCGTCAACAAGGTGGCTCCCGCGCTCGCCGCGGGCTGCACGGTGGTCCTGAAGCCCGCCGAGGACACCCCGCTCACCGCCCAGCTCTTCGCCGAGGCGGCGCACGAGGCGGGCATCCCCGCCGGTGTCTTCAACCTGGTCACCGGGTTCGGCCCGGTCGCGGGGCAGGCGCTGGCCGAGCACGAGGGCGTCGACCTGGTCTCCTTCACGGGCTCGACGGCGGTCGGCAAGCAGATCGGCGCGACCGCGGGCGCCGCGGTCAAGCGCGTCGCCCTGGAGCTCGGCGGCAAGTCCGCCAACGTCATCCTGCCCAGCGCCGACCTGACCAAGGCGGTCAAGGCCGGCGTCGCCAACGTCATGTCCAACTCGGGCCAGACGTGCAGCGCGTGGACCCGCATGCTGGTGGACTCCGCGCGGTACGACGAGGCGGTGGAGCTCGCCGCGGAGGCCGCCGGCAAGTACGGCTCCCGCATCGGCCCCGTCGTCAACGCCAAGCAGCAGGCGCGCGTGCGGGGTTACATCGACAAGGGCATCGAGGAAGGCGCACGCGTGGTGGCCGGCGGCTCCGAGGCCCCGCGCGAGCAGGGCTACTTCGTCCAGCCCACGGTCTTCGCCGACGTCACCCCCGAGATGACGATCGCCCAGGAGGAGATCTTCGGCCCGGTCGTCTCGATCATCAGGTACGAGGACGAGGACGACGC
This Streptomyces sp. NBC_01283 DNA region includes the following protein-coding sequences:
- a CDS encoding aldehyde dehydrogenase family protein, which codes for MKAHDGMYIGGAWRPAAGKDTITVLNPADEQPVGQVPAGTAQDIDAAVRAAREAFPGWAATPPAERGALIGALRDQLVARQDEIAETVTAELGSPLPFSQMVHAGVPILVSGSYAELAATYAFEEKIGNSTVYLEPVGVVGAITPWNYPLHQIVNKVAPALAAGCTVVLKPAEDTPLTAQLFAEAAHEAGIPAGVFNLVTGFGPVAGQALAEHEGVDLVSFTGSTAVGKQIGATAGAAVKRVALELGGKSANVILPSADLTKAVKAGVANVMSNSGQTCSAWTRMLVDSARYDEAVELAAEAAGKYGSRIGPVVNAKQQARVRGYIDKGIEEGARVVAGGSEAPREQGYFVQPTVFADVTPEMTIAQEEIFGPVVSIIRYEDEDDALRIANGTVYGLAGAVWAADDGEAIAFARRMDTGQVDINGGSFNPLAPFGGYKQSGVGRELGPHGLTEYLQTKSLQF
- a CDS encoding S8 family peptidase, with translation MAMLRSKKTVIAAAISTATAATLFGAVTALPAQAAPAEGTVIGAGSADAVKGSYIVTLKKNSGFSAASAQGKGLISEYGGSVKKTFRSALDGYTVELSAAEARQLAADPAVASVEQNRTVRADATQSNAPWGLDRIDQTSLPLSGTYTYPDTAGSGVTAYVIDTGVRITHSEISGRAVNGYDAVDGDSTAQDGNGHGTHVATTIAGKTYGVAKKAKIVAVRVLDNNGSGTTAGVIAGIDWVTSNHAAGAPAVANMSLGGGASTTLDNAVKNSIADGVSYAVAAGNEGVNASSSSPARVPAAITVGATSNTDAKASWSNYGSVLDIFAPGVSIKAGWNTSDTATNTISGTSMATPHVAGAAAVYLAGHSSATPAQVSSALVNGATSGKVTSPGSGSPNKLLKIVQ
- a CDS encoding MFS transporter, encoding MPSTPGRAWLLRLVIAFSFAQGAVSMARPAVSYRALSLGADERAIGVIAGVYALLPLFAAVPLGRRTDHGRCAPLLPVGVVLIAGGCALSGTAGSLGTLAAWSGVMGLGHLCFVIGAQSIVARQSAPDEQDRNFGHFTIGASLGQLVGPIAAGSLIGGDMGRTSALALLVSGAVAAVSLTSLWRIEHVRPVGASSKRSDKVPVLGILRTRGVPAGIFISLAVLSATDILTAYLPVVGEHRGIAPATVGVLLSLRAAATIACRLVMTPLINLLGRTVLIVVTCLLAAVLCAGVALPVPVWGLGVMLVLLGFCLGVGQPLSMTTVVQAAPDGARSTALALRLTGNRLGQVAAPAGAGLIAGVAGVAAPFVMLGGLLLVAAGLGLRRGPGPRSPNAGGAAKSPSGERARTTGRS